Proteins encoded by one window of Methylomonas sp. AM2-LC:
- a CDS encoding ISAzo13 family transposase, giving the protein MLEENFLKLLSEFTAGDPMRDGVLWTNLSRSEISRRLAEMGTSASRHTVRKLLKKHGLGQRKTRKKKPLGSHPDRDAQFQNIAKLKVEYMDKGEPVISIDTKKKELIGNFSREGRTYTQAPVDTLDHDFPSAGEGKLIPHGIYDLARNQGHMNLNTSHDTSEFCCDSIAHWWRHYGCRHYPNARRLLLLCDGGGSNAANRHVFKEALQALANSLGLEIRVAHYPPYCSKHNPIEHRLFSHITRACLGVVFHSVAIAKQFMEKAKTCTGLKVTVDILTEVYATGKKCADSFLNNMKIIFDDYLPRWNYRAAPQTS; this is encoded by the coding sequence ATGTTAGAGGAAAATTTCCTAAAACTGCTGTCGGAGTTTACGGCGGGCGATCCTATGCGTGATGGTGTGTTATGGACCAATTTATCACGCAGTGAAATTAGTCGCCGTCTCGCTGAAATGGGTACATCGGCGAGTCGACATACGGTTCGCAAGTTATTAAAGAAACATGGTTTAGGGCAACGTAAAACGCGTAAGAAGAAACCGTTAGGTTCTCATCCTGACCGGGATGCACAGTTTCAGAACATCGCCAAACTCAAGGTGGAGTATATGGACAAAGGTGAGCCTGTGATCAGCATTGATACCAAAAAGAAGGAACTCATCGGCAATTTCAGTCGAGAAGGCCGCACCTATACACAAGCACCCGTGGACACACTGGATCATGATTTTCCCAGTGCTGGTGAAGGTAAATTGATTCCGCATGGCATCTATGACTTGGCGCGAAACCAAGGGCATATGAACCTGAATACCAGCCATGACACCAGTGAATTTTGTTGTGATAGTATTGCACATTGGTGGAGACACTATGGTTGCCGACACTATCCCAATGCCCGCCGCTTGCTACTGCTTTGTGATGGCGGCGGCAGCAACGCTGCCAATCGGCATGTCTTCAAGGAAGCTTTGCAGGCACTTGCAAACTCACTTGGACTGGAAATTCGTGTGGCACACTATCCGCCGTATTGCTCAAAGCACAACCCGATTGAACATCGTTTGTTTTCGCATATTACGCGTGCCTGCTTGGGTGTGGTCTTTCATTCGGTCGCCATCGCCAAACAATTCATGGAGAAGGCTAAAACCTGTACGGGCTTAAAAGTAACCGTGGATATTTTGACAGAGGTTTATGCTACAGGGAAAAAGTGCGCCGATAGTTTCCTTAACAATATGAAGATTATCTTTGATGACTATCTTCCTCGCTGGAACTATCGAGCTGCACCACAAACAAGTTAA
- a CDS encoding DUF932 domain-containing protein, whose product MTTKGTAWGLLNDFTQYVDHDKPTRTDDARLALKIVETERKRSEDF is encoded by the coding sequence ATGACTACTAAAGGTACTGCGTGGGGATTGCTCAATGATTTCACCCAATACGTTGACCATGACAAACCGACCCGTACAGACGATGCCCGGCTGGCGCTGAAAATCGTGGAAACGGAGCGCAAGCGAAGTGAAGATTTTTAG
- a CDS encoding ATP-grasp domain-containing protein, giving the protein MFWRLHKAIFKNRIDEARQILVEFGDQVQIVSDSALFESSITDISGQPALALTTIQDARRISGCFAGNTPWLYFNEKDYAVSRWMPSLIQNVPILNWDGIWVPYGMLKNLSRSVVSSISSSDGEVFIKPDKGHKSFAGFTVSNKDFFNEIEETLAPINLYPEVMCFLAPGKVLKKFECRFWIVNRRVVCHSYYSWNEAVIEWMPATDKMKSIAQAVANNVWQPDIAYTADVVETKNGDVFLCEINAASTSGVYTAPLKSLLYSLRNAAHSEFNGELTL; this is encoded by the coding sequence ATGTTCTGGCGACTGCATAAAGCAATCTTTAAAAATCGTATCGACGAAGCTAGACAGATACTTGTTGAATTCGGTGATCAGGTACAGATCGTATCCGATAGCGCTCTCTTTGAGTCCTCAATAACTGACATTAGTGGTCAGCCAGCGCTGGCTCTAACAACGATTCAAGATGCTCGCAGAATTTCTGGATGTTTTGCAGGGAATACGCCATGGCTGTATTTTAATGAAAAGGATTACGCGGTTTCGAGATGGATGCCAAGCCTAATACAAAACGTACCGATTCTTAATTGGGACGGAATATGGGTACCGTATGGAATGCTTAAAAATCTATCTAGATCTGTTGTAAGTTCAATTTCTTCTTCCGATGGCGAGGTATTTATTAAGCCTGATAAAGGTCATAAGTCATTTGCCGGTTTTACAGTTTCAAATAAGGATTTTTTTAATGAAATTGAGGAAACACTTGCTCCAATAAATCTCTATCCAGAAGTGATGTGTTTTTTGGCTCCCGGTAAGGTATTGAAAAAATTCGAATGCAGATTCTGGATTGTTAATAGGCGGGTCGTTTGTCATTCTTATTATTCTTGGAACGAAGCTGTTATTGAATGGATGCCGGCAACCGACAAAATGAAATCAATTGCTCAAGCTGTAGCAAATAATGTGTGGCAACCGGATATTGCTTATACGGCAGATGTTGTTGAAACAAAAAATGGGGATGTTTTTCTATGTGAGATTAATGCAGCTTCGACATCTGGCGTATACACAGCTCCATTAAAGAGCTTGCTTTATTCCCTAAGAAATGCAGCTCACTCTGAGTTTAACGGGGAATTGACGTTATAA
- the csy1 gene encoding type I-F CRISPR-associated protein Csy1: MSIDNAIQDFLDSRKGQKVIKDQKNAPESEHIEIQETADQMFLLNNWLPDAVRRGAALEISTHPGKFVHPSAKISAVIARAESQADGFLRSGNVESDIDVFGSSASLDVSKFLSLSLFDGRSVQNHLDQNTDYIREQLSIENMPFDEIREGLLVIQKAPEALKTSDKIKQVYFPVESGYHLLSLLIPSGIIFKLKERINVIRFSEEAKQAREDRRNKIHNPLGFDDLYDLTVIGYGGANPQNISELNAQNNGKAYLLPSLPPQIENRSVRSPKYNFFTESLFLKRYESSFSHFHEVLVSTQNDKSIRLARDRILTHIIDSVFVRVWQIRTLESGWTENTDLPLHHRILLDDFYMESRNSDELWLKEIVDELAKWIVLSYDSIVSQFNEKPVQLQNEEVDYIKMIVEKNKEGLL; encoded by the coding sequence ATGTCGATAGATAATGCAATTCAAGACTTTTTGGATTCTAGAAAAGGTCAAAAAGTAATTAAAGATCAAAAGAATGCACCAGAATCTGAGCATATAGAAATCCAAGAAACAGCCGATCAGATGTTCTTGTTGAACAACTGGCTTCCTGATGCTGTTCGAAGAGGTGCTGCTCTTGAGATATCTACGCACCCTGGAAAGTTTGTTCATCCATCAGCAAAAATTAGCGCTGTAATCGCACGAGCAGAATCGCAAGCTGATGGTTTTTTACGAAGCGGCAATGTGGAGTCAGATATTGATGTCTTCGGAAGCTCGGCCTCACTAGACGTTAGTAAGTTTTTGTCTTTATCTCTATTTGATGGTCGTTCAGTTCAGAATCATCTTGATCAAAATACTGATTACATCAGGGAACAATTAAGCATTGAAAACATGCCATTCGATGAGATACGGGAAGGATTGCTTGTTATACAAAAAGCACCTGAAGCGCTTAAAACGTCTGATAAAATCAAGCAGGTTTATTTTCCTGTTGAGTCCGGTTACCACCTGCTTTCATTATTGATTCCATCTGGTATCATTTTTAAGTTAAAGGAACGAATTAATGTTATTCGTTTTTCTGAAGAAGCAAAGCAAGCCCGCGAAGATCGTCGGAATAAAATTCACAACCCACTCGGGTTTGATGATCTTTATGATTTAACTGTAATCGGATATGGCGGAGCCAATCCGCAAAACATTAGCGAACTTAATGCGCAAAATAATGGTAAAGCATATTTACTACCAAGCTTACCTCCTCAGATTGAAAATCGATCTGTTCGAAGTCCAAAATACAATTTTTTTACCGAAAGTCTATTTCTAAAACGCTACGAATCAAGTTTTAGCCATTTTCATGAAGTGCTCGTTTCTACTCAAAACGATAAAAGTATTCGGCTAGCAAGAGATCGTATTCTGACACATATTATTGATTCAGTTTTTGTCCGCGTATGGCAAATAAGGACGCTAGAATCCGGCTGGACGGAAAATACCGATTTACCTTTACATCATCGAATACTTTTGGACGACTTTTATATGGAATCACGGAACAGTGATGAATTGTGGCTAAAAGAAATTGTGGACGAGCTAGCTAAATGGATAGTCTTATCATATGACTCAATTGTCAGTCAGTTTAACGAAAAACCTGTTCAACTACAGAATGAAGAAGTTGATTACATCAAAATGATTGTAGAAAAAAACAAAGAGGGTCTTCTATGA
- the csy2 gene encoding type I-F CRISPR-associated protein Csy2, which translates to MRTVLVIPRISIQDANAISSPYTIGFPAMTGWAGGVHALQRRINEKTGSHVTFKSFGVTCHQFELGTYKNQGDFVSSIVGKGSPLKKDGSRPSFIEDGRCNLSVSLVIECEGLPEDAEELDRFTKNLRSYIYSGLRFAGGDIISHGNPEIIVVDSEKSLRKLNRQLMPGYCLIERRDLMQESMVAGRDGIDALLDHLKIENRSTLKEGGNVEWEAKRKTFGWIIPIATGFLGITDIGYAENQRDSNTPHRFAESIVTLGEFVMPFRITNLDDMLWHSHFYPHKNLYLIQQH; encoded by the coding sequence ATGAGAACTGTTTTAGTGATTCCTCGAATATCTATTCAAGATGCTAATGCAATATCCAGCCCATATACCATTGGCTTCCCGGCAATGACAGGTTGGGCAGGTGGTGTACATGCATTACAACGACGCATAAATGAAAAAACAGGCAGCCATGTGACTTTTAAAAGCTTTGGGGTCACTTGCCATCAATTCGAATTGGGTACGTACAAAAACCAGGGCGACTTTGTCTCATCTATCGTTGGCAAAGGTAGTCCATTAAAAAAGGACGGAAGCCGTCCATCCTTCATTGAAGACGGAAGATGCAATCTGTCGGTTTCGTTAGTAATCGAATGCGAAGGTTTACCAGAAGATGCAGAAGAGTTGGATCGTTTTACCAAGAATCTACGCTCATATATTTATTCTGGCCTACGTTTTGCTGGGGGCGACATAATTTCTCACGGTAATCCTGAGATAATTGTAGTTGATAGCGAAAAATCTCTTCGTAAACTAAATCGACAATTAATGCCAGGTTATTGTCTGATTGAACGCAGGGATCTTATGCAGGAATCCATGGTGGCAGGGCGTGATGGAATTGATGCTCTACTTGATCATCTTAAAATAGAGAATAGAAGCACGCTGAAAGAAGGGGGAAATGTAGAGTGGGAAGCTAAACGAAAGACTTTTGGCTGGATAATTCCTATCGCAACTGGATTTCTTGGTATTACAGACATTGGTTACGCAGAAAATCAACGGGACTCAAACACGCCTCACCGCTTCGCGGAAAGTATAGTAACTCTTGGTGAGTTCGTTATGCCTTTCCGGATAACAAATCTTGATGACATGCTTTGGCATAGTCATTTTTATCCCCACAAAAACCTTTACTTAATTCAACAACACTAG
- the cas6f gene encoding type I-F CRISPR-associated endoribonuclease Cas6/Csy4, with amino-acid sequence MERYYQDITILPDADTSPHFIMGRLYQAIHIGLVEQLDEYQNSPIGLTFPEYSAEKRRIGNKVRLIGPKSVIETFNAQKRLESLSDYVHATGIRAVPGEINRFGSFFRIRKKDTLSLPALARRKAKRKNISYEEALKILSSTPEPKYNNPFQWLKSSSNGTKFRLEVGYEETNAINTHDTGFSSYGLSRKGALNSLPIF; translated from the coding sequence ATGGAACGTTACTATCAGGATATTACAATTTTACCTGATGCTGATACCAGTCCGCACTTCATTATGGGAAGGCTATACCAGGCGATTCATATTGGGCTCGTTGAGCAACTTGATGAATATCAAAACAGTCCTATTGGTTTAACTTTTCCTGAATATAGCGCTGAAAAACGACGTATTGGTAACAAAGTACGACTGATAGGCCCCAAGTCTGTCATAGAAACGTTTAATGCTCAAAAACGGCTTGAATCATTAAGTGATTATGTTCATGCTACGGGCATTCGTGCGGTACCAGGTGAAATTAATCGATTTGGTTCGTTTTTTAGAATTCGGAAGAAAGACACACTAAGTCTACCGGCACTCGCTAGACGCAAGGCAAAGCGGAAAAACATCAGTTATGAAGAAGCATTGAAAATTCTATCAAGTACTCCTGAGCCGAAATACAATAATCCATTTCAGTGGCTAAAAAGCAGTAGTAATGGTACAAAATTTCGTCTAGAAGTTGGTTACGAAGAAACTAATGCTATCAATACTCATGACACAGGCTTCAGTAGTTATGGGTTAAGTAGGAAAGGTGCCTTGAATAGCCTACCTATTTTTTAA
- the ltrA gene encoding group II intron reverse transcriptase/maturase: MSQLIEEERLFEDLCYASYLRIGFEQVKENKGKPGIDGVSIQDFEFRLEEELRQLQQELLNWTYKPSPVRRVEIPKPGGQGGRLLGIPTVRDRVVQTAVKLLLEPLFDPYFSPHSYGFRPGRSPHDAVQAAQNIVNSGKPYVVDIDLSKFFDRIHHDRLIARMGQRLIDKRVLRLVGLMLRSGVMIDGVVMRSEEGTMQGGPLSPLLSNIVLDELDKELEKRGLEFCRFADDCNIFVKSQKAAERVMETVSQFIEGKLKLKVNREKSQVARSEGVKFLGFTVVNGTIAIARKALQNAMDKVKALTPRGTHMDIETALKTINQWYIGWSNYFSLSNYPAQLHKIEAHIRRRLRARLVDQQKRKKNLYRTLVKRGVSRNLAARTVYSNRKRWALSKTVAVSRAYPNDWFKHKGQAIRSDQKEAHWFDVSQWVYLA, from the coding sequence ATGAGCCAACTAATTGAGGAAGAAAGACTCTTCGAAGACCTCTGTTACGCATCCTATCTGCGGATAGGGTTTGAGCAAGTAAAGGAAAACAAAGGCAAACCCGGCATAGACGGCGTGAGCATTCAAGACTTTGAATTCCGACTGGAAGAAGAGCTAAGGCAGTTGCAGCAGGAGTTGCTGAACTGGACTTACAAACCATCGCCTGTACGCAGAGTGGAAATTCCAAAGCCGGGAGGTCAGGGGGGTAGACTGCTGGGTATACCAACGGTACGTGATCGTGTGGTGCAAACTGCGGTAAAACTGCTGTTGGAACCGTTGTTTGATCCGTATTTTTCGCCGCATAGTTATGGATTTCGTCCTGGACGAAGCCCACATGATGCGGTGCAGGCGGCGCAAAACATAGTCAACAGTGGCAAGCCGTATGTGGTGGATATAGATTTATCGAAGTTCTTTGATCGAATCCATCATGACAGGCTAATAGCACGAATGGGGCAACGGCTCATTGATAAACGCGTACTGCGCCTGGTAGGTCTGATGCTGCGAAGTGGCGTGATGATTGACGGTGTGGTTATGCGAAGCGAAGAAGGTACGATGCAGGGTGGGCCGTTAAGTCCGCTGCTCAGTAATATTGTACTGGATGAACTGGATAAGGAATTGGAAAAGCGCGGACTGGAATTTTGTAGGTTTGCGGATGATTGCAACATATTCGTTAAATCGCAGAAAGCGGCGGAACGGGTCATGGAAACAGTCAGCCAATTCATAGAAGGTAAACTCAAGCTCAAGGTGAACCGGGAGAAAAGCCAAGTGGCGAGATCAGAAGGGGTAAAGTTTTTGGGCTTTACGGTGGTGAATGGAACGATAGCCATCGCCCGTAAAGCCCTGCAAAACGCGATGGATAAAGTCAAAGCCCTTACGCCGCGCGGCACCCATATGGATATAGAAACCGCCCTCAAGACAATAAACCAATGGTACATTGGCTGGTCGAATTATTTCAGTCTAAGCAACTATCCTGCGCAATTGCACAAGATAGAAGCGCATATCCGGCGGCGACTGAGGGCTAGGTTGGTTGATCAGCAGAAGAGGAAGAAGAATCTTTATCGGACGCTGGTTAAAAGAGGGGTATCAAGGAATTTAGCGGCCAGAACCGTCTATTCCAACCGGAAAAGATGGGCGCTTAGTAAGACGGTAGCGGTTTCGAGAGCCTATCCCAACGACTGGTTTAAGCATAAAGGCCAAGCCATACGATCCGACCAGAAGGAGGCGCACTGGTTTGATGTTTCTCAGTGGGTCTATCTTGCATGA
- the rimP gene encoding ribosome maturation factor RimP has product MNIAPSFIVDTIEPIIEQLGYECPGIQFIKRNKTRLVVFIDKKDGVTAQDCKKVAYHVCRSLSVDSPIEENDYSLEITSLGDDRPFFKFTQFRKYIGSTIQVKLINSQGRIKKVTGQIQSLDKEEHILIRKGEKVIKIAFSNINQAKLVPEYLINQACFIK; this is encoded by the coding sequence ATGAACATAGCGCCATCATTCATTGTAGATACAATAGAACCAATTATTGAGCAACTTGGTTATGAGTGCCCAGGAATTCAATTTATCAAAAGAAATAAGACTCGTCTCGTGGTGTTTATCGACAAAAAGGACGGGGTTACTGCTCAAGATTGTAAAAAAGTAGCTTACCATGTATGTAGATCTCTTTCTGTGGATAGCCCTATTGAAGAAAATGACTACTCTCTTGAAATCACTTCTCTCGGTGATGACCGTCCTTTTTTCAAATTTACTCAATTCAGAAAGTACATTGGAAGCACAATTCAAGTCAAACTAATCAATTCTCAAGGCAGAATTAAAAAGGTAACCGGGCAGATTCAGAGTTTGGATAAAGAAGAACATATTTTGATTCGAAAAGGTGAAAAAGTTATCAAAATCGCATTTTCGAACATCAATCAAGCGAAATTAGTCCCTGAATATTTAATAAATCAGGCATGTTTTATCAAGTAG
- a CDS encoding PRTRC system ThiF family protein, which produces MEALKSFKFCTPSNWINKNLTIKVIGVGGTGSEVLGCLARINYAIKELGHNGIHVIAFDDDLVERPNVGRQAFYPADIGHNKAITTVGRINILYGFGWEAKPVKFDPHEKPNYSNDADLYVTCVDKAQFRADFAKKLRENSTYNHKYWIDTGNGSHTGQVIFGVVKGQEPTHMPTVFDFHPELDGMIDNDQPSCSMEEALSNQDLPINRSIANAVMQIVWSLLRHGGTNHQGCYIDIQKGTQVPINIF; this is translated from the coding sequence ATGGAAGCATTAAAGTCATTCAAATTTTGTACTCCATCGAACTGGATAAATAAAAACTTAACTATTAAGGTTATTGGTGTCGGCGGCACAGGTTCAGAAGTTCTTGGTTGCTTGGCACGAATCAATTATGCAATTAAAGAGCTTGGTCATAACGGAATTCATGTAATTGCCTTTGATGATGACCTTGTTGAAAGACCCAATGTCGGACGACAAGCTTTTTACCCTGCGGATATAGGTCATAACAAAGCAATCACTACAGTCGGTAGAATTAATATTCTATATGGGTTTGGATGGGAAGCTAAACCAGTTAAATTTGATCCACACGAAAAACCTAACTATAGCAATGATGCAGACCTTTATGTAACTTGTGTCGATAAGGCACAATTTCGAGCTGATTTCGCTAAAAAATTAAGAGAAAATTCAACCTACAATCATAAATACTGGATTGACACTGGGAATGGTTCTCATACAGGTCAAGTGATATTTGGTGTTGTCAAAGGACAAGAACCAACGCATATGCCAACAGTGTTTGATTTCCACCCTGAACTTGACGGAATGATTGATAACGATCAGCCCTCATGCTCTATGGAAGAGGCGTTATCGAATCAAGACCTGCCTATTAACCGAAGTATTGCTAATGCGGTTATGCAGATTGTATGGTCGTTATTGCGACATGGCGGCACAAATCACCAAGGGTGCTATATCGATATACAAAAAGGCACACAGGTTCCGATTAATATTTTTTAG
- a CDS encoding Lar family restriction alleviation protein: MTSRLNSVKKISIDWTAIMPCPFCSNPGKLLASKPLSEPDSKWGASACVYCSTCGAGGPVIEPLENMLYTDMVNLAIKKWNKRGNLCDAENKLRKIANILNSNS, from the coding sequence ATGACCAGCCGCCTGAATTCTGTAAAGAAAATAAGTATTGATTGGACTGCGATAATGCCATGTCCTTTTTGTAGCAACCCAGGAAAATTATTAGCTTCAAAGCCATTAAGTGAACCTGATTCAAAATGGGGCGCAAGTGCTTGCGTATATTGCTCTACGTGCGGGGCTGGTGGCCCGGTAATAGAACCTTTGGAAAATATGCTATATACAGATATGGTTAATCTTGCTATTAAAAAATGGAATAAGAGGGGAAATCTTTGTGACGCAGAAAATAAACTTAGAAAAATTGCAAATATACTGAATTCTAATAGTTAA
- a CDS encoding zinc ribbon domain-containing protein yields MSQARFECVECGFEENADLVGAINMLRAGHARLPSFRAARISMCWGFTKP; encoded by the coding sequence ATAAGCCAAGCGCGGTTCGAGTGCGTGGAATGCGGTTTCGAGGAAAACGCCGATCTGGTCGGTGCGATCAATATGTTAAGGGCGGGACACGCCCGGTTACCGTCCTTTAGGGCGGCGAGGATATCAATGTGTTGGGGATTCACCAAGCCTTAG